One Lachancea thermotolerans CBS 6340 chromosome B complete sequence genomic window, CAAAAACCTCAACGCGCAAGACGTGCAAGCTGCTTTCGCGCCCTTTGGTGCCATTGTGTCTTGCCGTGCAGACGTGGATTCTCGGAGCCTACTTGTCCAATTTCGGAAAGTTGCGTGCGCAATTCGGTGCACCAAAGCGGCCACGCTCTTCTTTAGCAACAGGTTCGTTACTGTCGAGTTATACCAGGGCGACCCTGAAAGTTTTGGTAGCGTGCGGCTAATTGGTAGTGCCCCTCAACCGGTGGCTGCAGATTCGGATCCGGTTCCGCCTTCGGCTGCGAAGCCCTCACCTGTTCCCTTCAATGACCGCGTTCAACAAGTCCAGACCGCCCAGCAAACCATATTCGAGCAAAATCAGCGTTCTGCTGAAGCCTACAAGCACAATTTCGCTCAGTTGTTTGAGTCGAAGGAAAAGCTACTTCGGGCGCACCAAGCCGCTCTGCAGGAACTTAAGCAAAAGGTTCTCGCCACAGAGGATCCGGCTAGTATCTCTCGAACAATCATAgagtttcaagaactacAGAAGAATATGGAGAGCCTTGGTATAACGCCGATTGCCATGGTTCAGCTGAAACTTCAGAAGTTTAACCTCGACGACCCGTCGGAATTCCCTGTCGAGAGTccgcgcgcgctcgcggTCAAGCAAAAGCGAACTAAGAAGGCTGCATCATTTCGGAGAAAAATCAAAcgcagaagatgaaatGATCTCGTGCTTTTATGGAAACTACACAATATGATTACAACAGAGGTTATTTCCTCTTAAGTTTCACGAATTACCCATACCCCGTGTCTTAGCCCTCATGCGCTCTATCCTAGCCTTTAGTTGCGATGTTACCTCAGCCGCTCTTTTCCAGCTTTCgtcattcaaaaagctaTTGCCGGTCGTGGCAGCACGCTCCGCGGAACGCAGCTGCAAGGAGTTTACTCTATGAGGCAAGTCGTCGCTACATTCACTCGGGGACCTCAGTCTACTACCGACGCTCGGTAGACGGCTGTCTGCAATCCTATCTGAATTTGCGTCGAACGATGGCGAAGCGCGGCCGTTagatgaggaggagaaAACTCTTTTGGTTGGCGGGGTCCCAGGTGGTGCTAAAGATAGCGGCGCCGACGGAGGTTCGAATGAGGAAGCCGACCGAACGCCGTAATTGGAAGAGGGCAGGGTTGACTTGGCTTCTAACTCCTGCTCTAGGTTGGATATCCGATCTTGAAGACGAGTAATCTGCATTTCCTTTGATCGCAGCTCGATGTTGCTTTCGTGTAAGCTGGATTGAACGGTGTCCAACTGCTGTCGTAAAGAAGAATTTTCTGAGCTCAAATGCGAAGCCTTGTTTTGGAAGTCTGTGATGGTGGCCAAAAATTCTTGGCGCTCTTTAAGCCACTTTTGCTTCtgtctttgaagttcttcgaatCCTGCATGAGGCGCTGCCTGCGGTTTCGAGGCAGGTGCGGAGTCAGTAGTCAAGGAACGCGCCGTCAGTCTGGATTTCATGGACGACGCTCCATCTTGGTAAGTTTCCACTCGAGTGCCTGTCTTTAGAGGCGATGAAGGGCCTCTCTTGGAAGGTATTGTCGACAGCGGTTTCCGAAGCGGCAAGGTGCTTCCGCTGGTTGCCTGCGCACTCAAGTCAGGTGTAGGAGTCGTGCGCGGCGCTTGGCGACGGCTCGCGTTGGGAGTGTAAGGCATCGAGGGCTTCTCCCTTCGTGCAGGAGCCGATGTGACGGCACCCTTTGTGGCACCACCCGCGACCTCGACTTTCTCATAATGTTCGTAgacttttttcttctttaaaTTGTCAAGCTTGTCCAGCACGTCAGAAACTTCTCTCTCTCCAACGAGCTTCATTAAGGTAGCCAAGCACTCGAACCCGGCGTCACGTACTGTTGGCTGAGTATCTCCAACGATTTTAAGTAGCATTTGTGAAATATCAGGTACTAATTTGATgagcagctcatcgccaaaGTGGCGACCTTCAGGCGTCCATTTTTTCAGAAGGCGCGTCAGAAACCTAGTACTTTCTGTTCGAACCTGGGGAGTTTTGTGGTTAATAAAGCTCAAATTGTCTTCGAGGCAAGCATCTACACCACAGCAGTCGGCAATATTGTTGAGTGCTTCGCAAATCGCTTCATTCACCgaagccttcttctctttggaCCGCTCGAGCAGTGATCTCAGCACAATGGAGCCGTAACTCCTGGTGAAGTTtgctttcagcttctggCATAATTGCTGGACGCATTGTGCTGCCAGTGTAACCGCTTGAACATTTGCATCTTTCTCTATTACATGAGCGACAGCCCTCAAAAAATCACTGTAGTCCTGGCCCTTGGcctcaaatttcttggtTGGAATCAGAACTTGGTTGAGTAtttcttccagaacttCAACACGATCCTTCCACTTGGATGATGTTATTCTTTCCATGAAATCGAGCGGAAATTTTTCGAGAACCGGCGAAACTGGCAGGAGCTCGAAAGGGTCAAGCTGAGGAAGTCCAGGATTTGCGTGAGCTTTGACATCAGGAAAAGACTCTCCCATCAAGGTGTCACCATCCTTGTCTTTGCTACCTTCtaaattttgaacttcgagCCCCTTCTGCCACTGAAATGGACGCGGTTGGGAGGTTGGAGGGATCTCGCCGTCGTATTTGCCAAACGTCTTGTCGAGGTCACGCTGCTGGATaggcttcaacttttctAACAGCAGTTCCTGGAGTAGGTCCCGACCTAGCCACTTGTAAAGCTGCAGGATGAGATTCATGGTTTGAGACCTAACGTTTCGGTCGGCATGACTAGAAAGTTTCGGCAGGGGTTCAAGCAGAACAGGTAGAAACCCGGACATGTTGCTAACTTGTGCCAGGCCAAAACTCTCCACAATATTAGATATGCATTCGACACAGTTAGCGACAAGCCTGGGGAGCTTATTGGTGAGTGAAGGCTCCAAAAGCTCGATAGAGTGTTCCACGGACCGATCGAGCGATACTAAGATAAGGACGCATTCCTGGGCTTTGGCCTTTGTCGAGTTACGCGATGAACTGAGGCCTTTCTCGGCCAGTAACGGCAGCCAGCGCCCACGCATTTCGTCTGAGCGCGGCGTATCCCGGAACTCGCATAGATACTCAAGCATATTTTGCAGTGCTGTTATCGCTTGCTCCTGTGCTACAACATTAGAGTCCACAATATAGCCGGCGAACAAGTCAGGGTTGGCCCAATACTGCGCGAGTTCCCGCGGGACAGATGTCacagaagctttttggaacagCGCCTGCAGCTCCTGGTACCCGTGCAGGCGCGCCTTCCATAGCTTGTGATCCAATCTTTCGGAGAGCGGCAGAGAGGTAAAATCGCCGTCTTCGGAGTCTGCCATGCTGCGCGAATCTGTGCTGATGCGTGTTTACGCAGACATCGAACGCTCAGATCACAAACGCACGGTAAATAGAGGTCTGCCATGCGCTTCATTTCGCAGTGGCCGGGTAACTGCTCATCGCGTGCCAGAAAGGACCCTAATCGGCGGCCATTGGCCTCGGATTGCTAGCAAGTGAATTGTCGACTACAAGGTTCATAGTAGTTACAGTGAGCTACAGACTCTGGCTTTCGAGATTCTCCAAGGCCTCTTCCTTCGTTAGGCTCTCTTTCCAActaatgtttttgatggcTAACTCGACATTCCACTTAGAAAACACATGAACGTAATTAAAGCGCATAAACACAAAAAAAACGGTGAAGAACAATGAAAAAGGTCGCCTGGGCATTGTAATGATGATGTGAATGTCAATACCGCGATATGAGGCTATCCCATTATGTGTGCGACTCGAACGGGCGCCTTGCCGCCAAGCACGTGATaatacaacaacaacaggcTAAGACGGGTGCTGAGACCAAGCCGCAGCTCCAGGGAACGCAAAGGCCATGATTCAAATGCGAAGCACGCGTAAGATACACGCGACATTGCAACTGCAAGCTTCGCGTTAGCAAGAACATCCGCTGTTAATCGTTCTGAACGTCAGAGACGCACGAATAAAACAAGTGGATATATGCTTAACTTCTCTGCCCTTCTTTCGAAATAAGGCAAtttggccgagtggttaaggcgtAAGATTAGAAAtcttttgggctctgccCGCGCAGGTTCGAATCCTGCAGTTGTCGTTATTTCTTTTTTGCCGCTCTAAACGGCCCTTTTTTCCCTTTTAGATATATGGATTAAGGTGCTCGAGAATAGACTAGGCAAAAGAGGACCAATTGAGCTAATCAAAGCCTATAGAGACATACGTTATCAATTAGTTGGGCTTGTGGGCTTGTCCGCCTGTATTACACATCTACgattttctttctcttctaCTCACGGCTGCAAGACAGGGCTGATAAATCTCACGAGTCGTAGGATTACTCATTTCCGCACACTGGAACAAGTACTTAAAAATGCTAGAAGCTTGACCGTCCACTGTTGGGCGTCTATTAGCAAGCAGACTCGCTAGACTCTTGTTATTAATTGCTGCGGTTACCCATGCTAAAAGCTTACTAACCCCGTGCTCTAGAACTTTTTCGCCAGAGTATATAAGAGCCACAGGACTCCAAGGAAGGTGCGGCATTACCTTTGAGTTTCGCTACCAGAGAACTCGACAAGACTCGCTGCTCACATACACGTACATCACACTTCATTAACAATGGTTGCTCAAATTGGTTCCGCTTCTGAATTCGAACAGGCCGTCAAGGTCGACAAGCTGGTTGTTGTCGACTTTTTCGCCACCTGGTGCGGTCCTTGCAAGATGATTGCTCCTATGATCGAAAAGTTCGCCGAGCAGTACCCAAGTGCCGCCTTCTACAAGCTAGACGTCGACCAGGTCCCTGAGGTCGCCCAGCAGAACGAAGTCTCCGCCATGCCAACCATCCTGCTGTTCAAGAACGGCCAGGTCATCGACAAGGTTGTTGGCGCCAACCCAGCTGCCATCAAGCAGAAAATCGCTGCCCACGCCTAAGCGTCGCTTGGAAGCATCTCGTCCTGTAATTCTATATACGCGTCTATCGAAATAATATAAGTTTCATTTTAGGAGCTCCTGGATCTCACCGTCAGTGTATCCAAAGATGTAGAACGCGTCTTGCATAGAGCGCGTGTTGAGCTTGGAAGGTGCGGCAGCCTGGACCTTGGGCTTCGCGTTCCAGGCAATTCCGAACCCAGCAACGCCCATCGCAGGCAAGTCGTTTCCGCCGTCTCCAACCATCACCGTGGCTTCGATTGGCACTCCGTGCTCGCGCGCAAGCTCGATCAACGTCGCAGCCTTGCACTCGCCATCCACAACGTCCCCGAGGGTGTAGCCGCTCAGCACCTCCTCGCCCGTGCTCGCGTCCGTCTCTGTGGCCAGTACGTTGGCCCGTGCGAAATCCAGTCCCAGCACCTCCTTCATGTGATTGGCAAATGGCGTAAACCCGCCACTTAAAACAGCGAGCTTACATCCGGTCTTTTGCAAGCCTCGCGTAAGCTCTGGAACACCCTCTGTCACCCGCAGCTTCGCCTTGATCTCGTCGTACAGTGTAGCTGTTTTGATACCCTTCAGCAGAGCCACGCGCTCCTGCAAGGACTGCTTGAAGTCCAGCTCATTATTCATGGCACGCTCTGTGATTTCAGCCACACGGTCCTCGACTTGCGCATACGCAGCAATCAATTCAATGACTTCCTGATAGATCAAGGTCGAGTCCATGTCGAACACTACGAGACCTTTTTTCTTGCGCCACTCCGAGTTCTTCTGCACAATAACATCCAAAATGCCATTGCCAAGGCTACCCATGGTTTCTTTAATGACAGCGACATCTTTTTGGGTCCTTAAAAAGAAGTCATAAGCTCTCACAGACAGCGCTTTTTCCTGCTCTAGTTCGACGTCAGAGAGATCATTCAGGAACGCGCGAAACCCGCTCTTGGTTTGCTCAGAGAGCTCAGAACCATGTGCTATCAGAGTGACTACTATCTCAGCGGAAGACATTTCCAATCTTGCGGGCGTGCTTATTTCTGTTCCCAAATGAGCTTCGCTTCATTTAAGATTCATTTTCGATATTGTCAAGAAGTCaatgaaaaaaatgatCAATTTAAGATCGCTATTAGCTTGAAGGCCTCATCAGCGATATCCGAGCTACCGAGCTATAAGAAGCCCGGCACCAGGTAACATATCACTTTCCCAATGAGCAAGTCACTTCGTATTCTGGTTCCCGTCAAGCGGGTTATTGACTATGCTATTAAACCCAGAATCAACAAGGCTGGAACAGGAGTTGAGAAAACGGGTGTTAAGTTCAGTATGAACCCGTTCGATGACATTGCCGTCGAAGAGGCAGTGCGCATTAGagaaaagcacaagaagctCGTGGAAAACATCCACGCGGTTTCCATTGGCCCTTTGAAGGCTCAAGACATTCTGAGAACTGCATTGGCCAAGGGTGCCGACACTTGTAGTCACGTCGACGTCAAAGAAGCCGAGCTAGAGCCTCTGGCAGTTGCAAAAATCCTAAAAGAGATGGTAGCAAAGCAGAATGCGAACTTGGTCATTCTAGGCAAGCAAAGTATTGACGACGATTGCAATAACACAGGTCAGATGTTGGCAGGACTACTGAACTGGCCACAGGCCACATTCGCCGCCAAAGTTGAAATAGACGAGGCTAATATGACCGCCAGAGTGACCCGTGAGATTGACGGTGGTGAGGAGACCGTAAGTGCTCCACTGCCGCTAGTAGTCACCACTGACCTACGTCTAAACCAACCACGTTATGCTACACTTCCTAACCTGAtgaaggccaagaagaagccttTGGAAAAGCTATCTCTATCTGATTTTAGCAAGGTGGACGCTGAGCCTAGACTCAAGGTCATGAAGGTTGAAGAGCCTCCCACGCGTTCTGCGGGCATCAAGGTCGGCTCGGTGGACGAACTGATcgaaaaattgaaagaagtGAAGGCTATCTAAATACATACGCACGGACATAGCATCCTTCCAGGATACAAATACGTTGGGTGGTTCTCATACGGAGTTTTCTTTCACCTGCCTTCTAGACGGCGAGAGTACCGCGCAATCTGTGATACCAGGGGGCTGTTTCGAGAGGCAGTTCTCGGCGTACCATGTGTCGAAGCGTTTGCCTCTATCCTTTCGTTGCTTAATCGCCTGCGATATCTGACTGCACTCTTCAATCCACGCCTCTAGGTGTTGTTTTGCTGGTGTTGTTTCTGGCAGTGCCAGGGGTGGTAGATCAAGCTTGCGCTGTGCCTGCGGCAGCAAATCGGCATGCGCGTTCCGCAGAGGTATTTGATGTAGCACGTCTTCAGCTGATAATCCCATTTCTATGCGACTTGCGAGCTCCTGCGCGTTTTATTGCCCGGCTCAAGGGTGTCTAAACTTGACAAAAATTGGAGGGCACTAAGGTTCTGAAGTCAAAAAGTGTCAATGAGCATGCACAGGAAGATTCCGCAAGCCGACTAACACAGGAATAGTGCTCTTTCCTTCATCGCTGGGTTGAATTCAGATCGTAGAAGTCCAAAACCCTGCTTGTAGCCAGATTCACGTGACACCGTCACTCTTTATAATCTGTCAATAGCCTGATGTCAGGGCCTTTGTCCTTACAATGTCTTCCATAAATCAAGTTAAAGCATATTTGCATAGCTTTCAAATGCTCAACACAACTCCCATTAACATCGAAAAGTGGCTTCAGGAGAACGGCCATCTGCTGCAACCTCCTGTGAACAACTTCTGCCTTCACAGAGGTGGATTTACCGTCATGATTGTCGGCGGACCAAACGAGCGTACGGATTATCATGTGAACCCTACCCCAGAATGGTTTCACCAGAAAAAGGGATTTATGACCTTGCGGGTGGTGGACGAAACTCTACAAGGAAACGAGAGATTTAAAGACGTAACCATCGAGGAGGGTGACTCTTTTTTGCTTCCTGCAAATGTCCCACACAACCCTGTGAGATATGCTAACACGGTTGGCATCGTAGTCGAACAGGACAGACCCGAGGGTCAACACGATATGTTGAGATGGTATTGTTCGAACTGCCGCGAAGTTGTGTGTCAGTTTGACTTTCAGATGCTTGACTTGGGCACCCAGGTGAAAGAGGGAATTCAGAAATTCGACAGTGACAAAGAATACCGCATCTGCAAGAAGTGTGGCACTGAGAACTTCTCCAGTCCCCAGTAACTGAGCCACCTAGAGGGAATGCTGCGACTGTCATTATGTAAATAGTTTCATTCCCGGTTTTCCGGACGCTCTTCTATCGCACCCTACTTGGCTCTGCGCGTGATCACAACGAAAGGAGGCGAGGCTGCCTTCATGAGTGCTCGGGCGGGCACCATCGGCGCTTATTAGATATCAAAGCTCGCTTCATCCGCGCATGCAACGACAACGTTCATCGTCTTCGACCGGGCATCTGGAGTCACGTGTCAAAGAATACTCTGATCAAATAACATGGTAAATGCCGAAAAACTATATGCATTGATCTCAGTCACCTGCAGCCGACAAGTGACAATGGCATCATGCTTTTGCAATAAAGTGGACGTGACAGAGGGTACGCATGGTACGAGCTCCTCAGATGATGCACTAGTTTCATCCCAGGACCCACGCCATCCCGCGAACCTGATCTGCACGCTGTGCAAGATGTTCTACTACAACAACTGGGTCACGGGCACAGGCGGAGGGATCTCAATTAAGCACTCCAAGACAGGTCACATCTACATCGCACCATCTGGCGTCCAGAAGGAACAGCTAAAGCCAGCAGACATGTTTGTGATGGACCCTGCAAGCGGTTCATATTTGCGCACCCCACAACTATACAAGCCTAGCGCTTGCACGCCACTCTTCATGTCGTGCTACAAACAGCGCGACGCGGGCGCTGTGATCCACACGCATTCCCAGCACGCCGTCATGTGCTCTCTGATCTTTGATAAGGAGCTTCGTATCGCCAATATTGAGCAGATCAAAGCGATCCCGAGCGGCAAGAAAGACGCCAAAACAGGCAAGGACATCAATTTGTCGTTTTTCGACACGCTCGTGATTCCCATTATCGACAATACAGCGCACGAGGAGGACCTAACCGAGGGTCTGCAGGAGGCTCTCCAGAAATACCCCAACACGACCGCAGTCATCGTGAGAAGACACGGTATTTACGTGTGGGGCCCTAGCGTCGACAAAGCCAAAGTGTACAACGAGGCTATCGACTATTTGATGGAGGTGGCTTGGAAGATGCACCAGCTGGGCATTCCGCCCGACTGTGGCATTggagaagagaaaaagtaTTTGTAATGTACATAATGTGGCTATTTACCGGCTTTCATTCCCCAGACACGCTGCCAGATCAGGTGTTCGTCAGGTACTATATTCTTGGTGTCCTTGAGTTGGGCGCTGACGGATTCGGCGCCGAAATCAGGCTGAGGAGAAGACTCCTCTTCTAGCAGACCGCAACAAACTACTTGGTTCCCTCGCACGAGGTAAGAGCTAGCTACTACGTCTCCAGAAACCCGGTCTCGCACGTCTGAGAGCAGAAGGTTTGTGCTTTTGTCAAACCCTTCTAGCATCGCTTTAACGCACTGGCCATCGGTCGTGACAACCACAATGCGCTTGTTGAGGAAATCCTTCAACAACGGCGACATATATACGCTGTGGCTTGCTGCGATATCTCGACGACCAACTGAGATGGACCAGCACAACCGTATCTTTTATAGTACGAAATCCTTATTATACCATTTCGTACGCAATGCTATCAACAGCATCGCCGAAGTGATCAAATTCTGCTTCGTCCCAATAAATAAGCGCCCAGCCAAATACAGCTGCGACGTGTGACTATTAGTATGGCCGAAAGCGAAGCCAGTACAGACTGCTCCTCCCCAAGGCAGTACACGGAAGAGGAGACCGACCAACAACTACTACAATGGGCTGGGAgacttgaacttgagtcGATCGACTTGCGGGAAAAGTCGTCCGACCTCCTGAGAGCTCTAGAGGCAAATTCACGCAAGCTGCAGGATTCCTATGAAAAGATCAATACCGCCTCTGGCtggctcaaaaatgcaaaagGTAAGCTGAATTACGATACCCCAGAGCTGCGCGCTACTGTCATACTAACCCTCATATAAGAGGTTCGCGGCCAGCTCACGAAAGTGGAAGCCGCGCAGAAAGATAACGTGGCGAAGGTCATGGCCCTCGAGAAGCGCGTTGATGAAACCGGAACACAGACACGTTTGAGCGTGGAAACACACAGTGCTGAGCTCGTCAAGACAGTAGAGACCGCCCGAGACCTGGTTTTGAACTTAGGCCGGCAGAACGAGAACATGCTGGCAATCATGCAATCTTTGTCCAATGAGACGCAGCTGGTTGTACAGAGGCAGGTAGGACTCGAGCAGCAAGTGCGGCAGCTTCGAGAAGGGCTGATCACGTGGAAAGAGGAGCTTTcagatcacgtgacagatACCGTTAGAAGTGCCATCGAAGCTGCGACCTCGATGTCTTCAGTAGTACGGAACCACAAGCATACGCAGCACGTCGACATGCGTGTGACAAAGCCTGTGTCGCCTGTTTCCTCGCGCGAACATACGCGGAAACTGCGCACTCAGACTTCAACTGCGATGCGCTGGATTATTCCATGGGAGGAAATCACCGAAAACGAAACTCTGCTCTCGTCCGAGCTGTGAAGACATTTTACGTTGGTTTAATAAATATCTGAAGGGTCATGGCCGAGTTTTCCGAGATTCTCCAAGTCAGCTGCTTCATGCGGCTCGCGTTTTCTCTTCAACGCCCGTGACTGTTCTGTCGGCGTCAATGTGCACTACCAGAGCTGCCTCAGTGCCCAAGCTGCCGTGCTCCATGAGGGACCGGTAATACAGCTCGTAACAGGGCATGTACCTCAGCACAAACGCCTTGACTTGCTCCTCATTCATTCCGCTACCGTATTTCGCAATCATCTGCGCCTCCTGTTGCTGCCTCCAGCGGTAAATGTTGGCCACGTCGGCCGCGATCACAACGCCCACCGACCGAAATGTTGGGTTGTTCCAAAGAGCACGTGCGTAAGCTCCTAGACCCGAATCTACTTGGAGCAGATGCTGCAGTTCGTGCGTCCGTAGCAGTTTTCCCCGCGGCGAGGACACCTCGGACCGCATTTGTTCCAGCGTCTTCTCGCCGACGGCCTCAAACCCCAGGAACCAGCCCTCCACGATCACCACGTCTACGGGCAGTGCTACCTCGTCCGCGCTGGCAGACCTGTCGCCCTCCCCGCCGAAGAGCGATTTGTCGTACACGGGCACATGCACAGAACCTTTATTTTCATGCAAACGCTGCATGAAACTGTCAAGAAGACGCATGTCGTGCGTGCCCGGGAGGCCCCGCCCTTGTTGAAGGCCATTGCCCGAGTTGTTGTTCGACACTTTCTGCTGGTCAGCATGTGTGAGGTAAAAGTCGTCGATTGAGACGCAGAGGCATTTCAGCTCCGGCCTCAGTTCATGCAGCTTTTGTTTTATGGCGTGCGTGGAAGTCGTCTTGCCGGAGCCTTGAGGACCGGAGATAAGGACCAAAAATGGGGATCGGTCATCCCCCTCTTTTCCCTCGGGCTTGCTGTCATAATGGGTCAGTACGAAATGTGTGGATTCGTCCACGAGCGTTCTCTTGGTCATTAAGGGCGAGCAGAGGAAAAAAATATATTTATAAGGCGAAAAAGCAGGCTGCGCCGATTGGAGAGTTAAGTGTCTCT contains:
- the SER2 gene encoding phosphoserine phosphatase (similar to uniprot|P42941 Saccharomyces cerevisiae YGR208W SER2 phosphoserine phosphatase) produces the protein MSSAEIVVTLIAHGSELSEQTKSGFRAFLNDLSDVELEQEKALSVRAYDFFLRTQKDVAVIKETMGSLGNGILDVIVQKNSEWRKKKGLVVFDMDSTLIYQEVIELIAAYAQVEDRVAEITERAMNNELDFKQSLQERVALLKGIKTATLYDEIKAKLRVTEGVPELTRGLQKTGCKLAVLSGGFTPFANHMKEVLGLDFARANVLATETDASTGEEVLSGYTLGDVVDGECKAATLIELAREHGVPIEATVMVGDGGNDLPAMGVAGFGIAWNAKPKVQAAAPSKLNTRSMQDAFYIFGYTDGEIQELLK
- the STU2 gene encoding Stu2p (similar to uniprot|P46675 Saccharomyces cerevisiae YLR045C STU2 Microtubule-associated protein (MAP) of the XMAP215/Dis1 family regulates microtubule dynamics during spindle orientation and metaphase chromosome alignment interacts with spindle pole body component Spc72p), which codes for MADSEDGDFTSLPLSERLDHKLWKARLHGYQELQALFQKASVTSVPRELAQYWANPDLFAGYIVDSNVVAQEQAITALQNMLEYLCEFRDTPRSDEMRGRWLPLLAEKGLSSSRNSTKAKAQECVLILVSLDRSVEHSIELLEPSLTNKLPRLVANCVECISNIVESFGLAQVSNMSGFLPVLLEPLPKLSSHADRNVRSQTMNLILQLYKWLGRDLLQELLLEKLKPIQQRDLDKTFGKYDGEIPPTSQPRPFQWQKGLEVQNLEGSKDKDGDTLMGESFPDVKAHANPGLPQLDPFELLPVSPVLEKFPLDFMERITSSKWKDRVEVLEEILNQVLIPTKKFEAKGQDYSDFLRAVAHVIEKDANVQAVTLAAQCVQQLCQKLKANFTRSYGSIVLRSLLERSKEKKASVNEAICEALNNIADCCGVDACLEDNLSFINHKTPQVRTESTRFLTRLLKKWTPEGRHFGDELLIKLVPDISQMLLKIVGDTQPTVRDAGFECLATLMKLVGEREVSDVLDKLDNLKKKKVYEHYEKVEVAGGATKGAVTSAPARREKPSMPYTPNASRRQAPRTTPTPDLSAQATSGSTLPLRKPLSTIPSKRGPSSPLKTGTRVETYQDGASSMKSRLTARSLTTDSAPASKPQAAPHAGFEELQRQKQKWLKERQEFLATITDFQNKASHLSSENSSLRQQLDTVQSSLHESNIELRSKEMQITRLQDRISNLEQELEAKSTLPSSNYGVRSASSFEPPSAPLSLAPPGTPPTKRVFSSSSNGRASPSFDANSDRIADSRLPSVGSRLRSPSECSDDLPHRVNSLQLRSAERAATTGNSFLNDESWKRAAEVTSQLKARIERMRAKTRGMGNS
- the MDE1 gene encoding methylthioribulose 1-phosphate dehydratase MDE1 (highly similar to uniprot|P47095 Saccharomyces cerevisiae YJR024C Hypothetical ORF), yielding MASCFCNKVDVTEGTHGTSSSDDALVSSQDPRHPANLICTLCKMFYYNNWVTGTGGGISIKHSKTGHIYIAPSGVQKEQLKPADMFVMDPASGSYLRTPQLYKPSACTPLFMSCYKQRDAGAVIHTHSQHAVMCSLIFDKELRIANIEQIKAIPSGKKDAKTGKDINLSFFDTLVIPIIDNTAHEEDLTEGLQEALQKYPNTTAVIVRRHGIYVWGPSVDKAKVYNEAIDYLMEVAWKMHQLGIPPDCGIGEEKKYL
- the TRX2 gene encoding thioredoxin TRX2 (similar to uniprot|P22217 Saccharomyces cerevisiae YLR043C TRX1 thioredoxin); this translates as MVAQIGSASEFEQAVKVDKLVVVDFFATWCGPCKMIAPMIEKFAEQYPSAAFYKLDVDQVPEVAQQNEVSAMPTILLFKNGQVIDKVVGANPAAIKQKIAAHA
- the MVB12 gene encoding ubiquitin-binding ESCRT-I subunit protein MVB12 (similar to uniprot|P42939 Saccharomyces cerevisiae YGR206W Hypothetical ORF) encodes the protein MGLSAEDVLHQIPLRNAHADLLPQAQRKLDLPPLALPETTPAKQHLEAWIEECSQISQAIKQRKDRGKRFDTWYAENCLSKQPPGITDCAVLSPSRRQVKENSV
- the BNA1 gene encoding 3-hydroxyanthranilate 3,4-dioxygenase (highly similar to uniprot|P47096 Saccharomyces cerevisiae YJR025C BNA1 3-hydroxyanthranilic acid dioxygenase required for biosynthesis of nicotinic acid from tryptophan via kynurenine pathway), producing MSSINQVKAYLHSFQMLNTTPINIEKWLQENGHLLQPPVNNFCLHRGGFTVMIVGGPNERTDYHVNPTPEWFHQKKGFMTLRVVDETLQGNERFKDVTIEEGDSFLLPANVPHNPVRYANTVGIVVEQDRPEGQHDMLRWYCSNCREVVCQFDFQMLDLGTQVKEGIQKFDSDKEYRICKKCGTENFSSPQ
- a CDS encoding KLTH0B01210p (conserved hypothetical protein), which translates into the protein MALDLTPDQWERLTAWIRDRSGLPDSEALTLFQDFVLELLRNLHSCNERKWLEEQLSGLVDNPTEFLRDLEIFLKGLGASAPPSLNSGTPFVLVAHVPYKNLNAQDVQAAFAPFGAIVSCRADVDSRSLLVQFRKVACAIRCTKAATLFFSNRFVTVELYQGDPESFGSVRLIGSAPQPVAADSDPVPPSAAKPSPVPFNDRVQQVQTAQQTIFEQNQRSAEAYKHNFAQLFESKEKLLRAHQAALQELKQKVLATEDPASISRTIIEFQELQKNMESLGITPIAMVQLKLQKFNLDDPSEFPVESPRALAVKQKRTKKAASFRRKIKRRR
- the LSM8 gene encoding U4/U6-U5 snRNP complex subunit LSM8 (weakly similar to uniprot|P47093 Saccharomyces cerevisiae YJR022W LSM8 Component of small nuclear ribonucleoprotein complexes involved in RNA processing and splicing), translated to MSPLLKDFLNKRIVVVTTDGQCVKAMLEGFDKSTNLLLSDVRDRVSGDVVASSYLVRGNQVVCCGLLEEESSPQPDFGAESVSAQLKDTKNIVPDEHLIWQRVWGMKAGK
- the CIR1 gene encoding Cir1p (highly similar to uniprot|P42940 YGR207C Saccharomyces cerevisiae YGR2 Hypothetical ORF) gives rise to the protein MSKSLRILVPVKRVIDYAIKPRINKAGTGVEKTGVKFSMNPFDDIAVEEAVRIREKHKKLVENIHAVSIGPLKAQDILRTALAKGADTCSHVDVKEAELEPLAVAKILKEMVAKQNANLVILGKQSIDDDCNNTGQMLAGLLNWPQATFAAKVEIDEANMTARVTREIDGGEETVSAPLPLVVTTDLRLNQPRYATLPNLMKAKKKPLEKLSLSDFSKVDAEPRLKVMKVEEPPTRSAGIKVGSVDELIEKLKEVKAI